From the genome of Candidatus Brocadiaceae bacterium:
CACGTCTGTGACGATGGAAGGCTTCAAGACGCTGCAGGAAGGCGATCGCGTCTCCTTTGAACTCACGCAGGGCGACAAGGGGCTGCGCGCGGCCGCCGTGCAGCGCATCTGACGCCCCGCACCCACCCATCGGCCCGTCG
Proteins encoded in this window:
- a CDS encoding cold shock domain-containing protein, producing the protein MRNVCPEGTVKWFDNKKGYGFIEQDGSGEDVFVHYTSVTMEGFKTLQEGDRVSFELTQGDKGLRAAAVQRI